The Trichomycterus rosablanca isolate fTriRos1 chromosome 19, fTriRos1.hap1, whole genome shotgun sequence region TGATGTGTTCTGTGTTACAAACATGCTATAACAACAGGAATCAGAATGGAAACAATtaccttcttttttttcttttttaatataagctcatttattttaataattactgGCACATATTGtataatacaaaacaaacagaGGACGATTTGCAAAACCATATTTCGGTGGAAGCATAAAGGAGGGTTAACTGACCCTGTAGCAGGCTAATGAAGTGGGTAGGAGCAGGCTTGTTTATGTTAAAGCCGGTTTTGTGGCATTCTTTAGCCCCTTCATCAGTGCTTGTGAAGCTGTGATTATTTTAGGGTCCTCTTAGGTAAAGCCCTCTTTTTGGAGGGGTTAACACATCTGGAATCAATAGTGCTATGCTGGGTAACTAAGGGTTTTTGGGGGAGAGGGGTCTACAGGTTAGGCTAGTTACAGCTTTGGCCCTGGGGGTCCGTATGTCCCTGACTTCAAAATAGACTTGATTGCTACCAGCTGGCATCCCTAACTCACCCGGTGTCAGGGCTCTCCTCTGATGTCAACCTTGTCTGTATCAAGGCTGGACAGGACAATGTAGAGCAGAGACAAGGCACCTATGGAGACTTATGGACAGAGATATTCAGGGAAATGCAGCGCTGAACCACGTACGAGTTCTGTTTTTAGTCGTGATAAAGCTCAGCGTCTGGGCAGTTTTAAATAACAACATATTCACTATTTCTTAGTCATTGAATAATTTAATGACTCAGATGAATTTAATTAAGGAATAAATTAAGGAATTTAATCattgagttaaaaaaaaactcatatttTAGATCTGTGACTATTTTAGATCTGTAGATTCTTATTGAGTATGTTTTAGCACATTTTCCTTACATTTGTTACATAATACTCCCCCATACCACCAGAGGGCACTGTCTTTTAAATTCTAGCTTTGTTTCACATGGAAACTGATTTTGAACACCTCATTTAAGGCTTCTAAGCCAAATTGCCAAGCATTGCTGATACCTTCAGTAATACCAAGCCGTTGCATGTTGTGTGTTGCTTTTTCTTGTATGATGTTACTCTGtttctgtttctcttttttGGTGTATTTTGATCTCTGGTTTAGACTTTGCTTTGTTTATCTCCCTGACCTAGGAACACTCTTCTGACTACTTGGTTTGTGTACTGCTTTGTTTTAAACATGGACTGTCATTGTAATACATATTTGATCTGTGATTTAACTTAAAGAACTTCATCAGTTCTTCTGCATGTGGAAGCACTTAGCCTTTATCATATCCCAGTTTATAAACCATTTACCTTGCCAGTTTAACCATGTCTATTGGTTGAAGGTTTGTGTCTCAGCACCACCGAGCTGAACTGTGGGACTCTTGAGTTAAAGGCTTTTTAATTGTATACCTAAATTTAAGCTTTAATCCTGTCATGTTTTGTAAGCTGGCTTGTACTGTGTGTTAGgaataaatcatttaatcaGAACTAACTGCTTCCCTCTGCAAACATGCATTTCACCCATGTAGCATTtgcttttaaatgaaaaatgtaataCCAGgtcaaatctaaataaattgCTTTATGTTGATCATAACTGATTTAAATCAATGTTTGCAgcttaaacacatttaatgaaactatttttttttttggtttagtTGACTTGTAATGCTTTGTAATCAGACAGGGGGTCTAATTTTACTTTGTAGAATTTAAACTTGGTTTCCCATCTAAACTGATCAAGGTTTATGTCATACATTTCCTACACCCCCCAAAACTGCTGGAGCaaattttttgtttacatttcactGTGTAGTTTTGGTCTAGAAACCTAAACTATAATTTTTTTGAGCTATAATCCTCAGTATATTAgtcattttgttttttatttataatttgagTTATCTTTATAATtgattgttttaattgttttacttttaatgatatttaacaatatttaaatgactgatgatgattaataatgaataaagaaaCATAAATATGTGAATGAGGCTGATTTTTAAACAGAATAAAGATTTTGTATAGTCTGCTGTAAGTTACTAAATGCATCACTGTAAATCACTGTAGTTCACGTTTTGCCTTTTTCttcatttatgatttattttaatttgggaTAAACTGCATAACCCTAATCCTGAAAAATGGATTCCACATGTTTCTGTTTAGGCATGTGTCCACTTATTCACATCCAACATACTTCATAAACCCCTTCCTAAAAACATCCCCGTGTCTATTTGTCTTCTTTGCTACTAATCCAGCTGGATCAGCTGTGGTCCTGGATCTCACTGGTATTCAGTTTCAGTAGATCATTAGTTAATAAATCGAGGTGAAGTTATTGGCCTGTACACGGGGGTCAGGCAAGGATACGAGTGCCGTGAGGGAGTGAGGTCAGGCAGTTTTATCTTGGTTAACTGCCAAATACAGCAACATCGGTTCAACCGCACACGAAGTGAGCGTGAGAAACAAACCCGGATCCAAAAGGTTGACATATTCTCTTTAATAATGTGTGATACTTTATTATCTCTTAAAATACAGTCTTTTCTGAGGTAGACCATTACAGTTAAATGACATAATCATTTTTTTCAAAACAGACATTAAAAAGAAGACATGAAATAAATACTTTCATGTACAATACGTCGCAAAAAATGAGGTAGAAATGGTTACAGAAAATATAAGAACAAGAAGCTAGATCTGTACTAAGAGATTCAAAGCAACTAAGAAATGCCTGTTTTTGTTAAACAAACCTTCGACCTGTTGTGTGACGTGTATAAATTTGTAACACTGGTGTTTTACATAAATCATTATCTCTATGTTTTGTGAACAGGAGTGGACTGTATTCTGTATCATCTATAAACCTAAAAGGTGGATTCTGGCTGAGTAACTACAGCACTCTGAATCGATATGTGAGCCGAGGGTCAACCAGACTGAACCGTGTGTATCAGTGCTATAGGTTAGTGGAGATCACAGACagacaaaatgcaaaaaaaatggtAAATTACACAAGCTATTCAGGTAACTTTGACCCATCAAactttaaaacagttaaaaacaaaaatacgtAAGTATAAAATAATACTGGTGCATGTGAAGCACAGTGTGCATGGGTTCGTTTCTGGAGGTTTTACTAGTATGAACGATGATTTTAGCCAACAACTTATTATGACTAGCCACACTGGGAATGCAAATTAGTTGATCGCATCATGAGatggagaaaaaaataaactgatTATATTGATACTTAAATGCATTGATGTAATATAACGACCACCTTTAACATATAGTCACGTGTCTGTGTTGACAATTTAGAATTTTACTTCATAGGGAAATAAGCGTTTTGCAAGTATAATGATCTTTAGGTAAGGGTGATGTTTATTGAAGTACATAATACCTTTATTAACCCTTCAAGAGAACTGACTTTTAATGCTGTAAATGATAAAACTGCCTCTGCCATACATTTCCTCCCAGCCTAAGTTTGGTAGCATGACCTTATATCAAAAACAATCAacattatttgattgtgtagttgtgtgaaCTTAAAAGCAGAGCAGAATTTACAAAGTGTTTCTTAAATAAGCTCTATAAATgtttatcagtggtcataaaGGGGTTATAAATATGACATACAGCCCCTTTACCTTCATTAGGTACAGGGCTACCTAAAGTCCAATCAGAAGGTCAAAAGCATGTTTCCCTAATACAGACAGGACgtttttgcatttgcattttcttGCATGATCATAAAAGCAGCTCTGTTTTGTCTTCGTCTCATGATGCCATCTAAATAATGTTGGGTAAATTTAATACTTTAAGTCAATCACCCTTAAGTCAAGTGTTACTGACTGTTTTATCAGTTTGACAGATTAAAATAAATGGATGATGTGAAGTCTGGATTAAAAACCGTAATACAGAATCATTAACATTGGTACAAGCTGCTGGATTGTCTACATGTGTGGTGTATCAGCACTGTGAGTGAACAACCCACATCAGCGTGACACATTAACAGTTGATTATTAGACACGATTAGCTGCCAGTTGCATAAAAAATGCATTCTGATTCATCTTTGGGTCGATCTGTTTATGAGAAACTGAATAAAGCGATTGAATAATCAGGTATAAAGCATTTGTCCAACAAAAGCAGGCATCTACAAGAATGAAAACAATCAACACTCCATCGAAAGCTACATCAGAAATAAAGGAAAAGGATGAAGCAAATATGGATTTATATAGAATACAATTACAAAATTGTGTTTTATGGCATCAGATATTCTCTGAAGTACCTGAATTACATTCATCGTTAGTCTTTGTAGCGTTTTCAAGTTTTCTCCTCTGAGGTAATCCCAGCgctgcagtgtgtgtacagtgtgtgtacaatcTGCGACAGTTCTCTCTGCCTTCCAGAACTCTGAACCACCTCAGAATTCACCAAAACCCTAAAGGTAACATACATTCTTTATCAGCTCTGAGGTAAAGACATTTTTCTTCCTGAGTATTTTAAACAAGACTACATatagtaagaaaaaaaaatagtacgCCGAAGGAAATACTAGACATCCGAGGAACGTTCCTTCTCCCGTGTTTCATGGCCTGACGTGACAGTCTCAGGAAATGAGAAATTTAGATGAGGAATGTGAGATAAACTGGGGGAAGTTGTGGTTTGTGGGCTTGTCGGTTGTGTCTGTATTACAGTTGTTGTACAGTGTACAGAGCACGTTGTGCAGAAAGTAAGTGCAGATAGTGTGCGGCCTGGTGTCCACTACATGACTCTACATGGTTCTGATCATTTATGTCATCATTGGGTAGTGGACACTACACAAAACGGGGTCACATCAGCCTCCGAAATAGGATTCTAGGCAGCTTATTGAAGTCGGTTTCAGCCCTGATGACGTTTGTTTGGGAATGACTGGCGCTGCTATGCTCTGTCTCCTAGGTGTCTGTAAGCTAACACTGTTAAAAGTGGTAGAGAATCCTGCCTAATGGCATTGCATGAGCCGTAGCCTGCAAAGATGTGATTGGCTGGCTTGGATATGCTAGAATTGAAAATACGAAAGCGATATTGTCTGTGGGACGTGAGGCTGGAGGGTAGTCTGTATAGAGGTAAAAAGATTCGGGTGCATTTTATACTTCAGCATGAGCTGACAGGCCTGTGTCCCAAATGTCATGATAGCCGCTGATCGGATGTGTTTTGGTTCTTTATTCACATTGTTAGTCTTTGGATTCTGAAGTCTTTGGAAATTATTGGTGACTGACACAACTTGATGCTAGTCCACAGGAGAATCTCTACTTTAAATTAAAGGTGGTCCTCCAAACTTATTGATAGACCAAAGAAATTGAGATTATATTGCGTAATGTGCGTCTATCGTTCTCTTTTCTATCTTACTTCCTCGATCATAATACTATCTGGGTAGCAATGCATACACTTCTCATTAAAAGGCCAGGCTTTGACAAAGTGCACACGATATAGCAACCAAAATTCAACACTGAAGTCTTCATTGTTTCGCACAATACTGTTGGTTTAAAGCAGGTTGCATAATGGTGGTCGGCTTTTGGTAAAATGCTGCAAAatcttaaacatttttaaatgcatacgGTAAAAGCGATACGGTGCTTCGTGATCATTTTTGGTCAAAAAACAgtcaatttttttcaaaataccCCAAACCCTTTAACTTCAAGAGATCTATTTTGAGTagcaatttaaaatataatgccGTGGAGTGGACTGGCAATAAATAGCATCCTGAGAATTGCAGTTCAAAGggtatcagttaaaaaagaCCTCGAAGACCTGGGGTATACCTGGGGTATATTTCAGGATCAAGGCAAGTAGACTGAAATTTCTGTCTATAGTTCAACTGCCACATCTGAGAAATGGCcaatattttaatttctttGGGAAAAGAATAAgcgtatatgtttatttatgtaaaaacacacaccatGGTATGTTTTCTAAAATTTTCTCTACCGTAAAATGCAATCTCCCAAAAGAATCCCACTTTTTGGCTGCAATGTAAGTAGCTACAAAAAAccccaaacaataaaaacaacaaaaacatccacaaaTCTTTTTATGCCTCAGCAGAAAGACACAATAAACAGTCCTGATTCCAGTGGCTGAACCGTCTCTCAGTGGCTATACACCTTGCTCCATTCCATACAAGTGTCTGCTTCTTTGGGGGCGCCGTGTGGGCGCACTTTACAGAAGGCGTTCTCAAAGTCTTTAAAGCCGGGTGCGGAGAGGGGGTTACTGAGGCCGTGCATTTGACCGGCGCCTGACGTTGAGGCCATGGCCTGCTGGCCGAGCTGCAGCAGCTCGCGTGTGGAGAACCCCTCTGTGCGTTGGATCACGGCTGCTAGCTCCTGCTCGCTGAGACCGCAGCCGTGCGGCCCGAGGACCTGCATGAGAAGCTGCCTGCGCCCGATCACATCGGGAAGACTGACGTGGTACCTCTTGGACATGCAGCGCAGGAGTGGCTCCTTTAAGAGCTCTAGGTGGCATGTGGAGCTGACCACCAGCACCATTCCACGCAGTGTTTTCTCTAACACGGACTGCAACTGTTGTCTGAGACCCTCGTCATCCTCAATGGCCTCTAACTCGCTCAGCATCACCACGGCCGGCTGGCGTGCAGAGGCCACGGAGAATAGCATGCCGAGGAGCTGCTCGGCCTCGGCTTTCCACTTGGAGGTCAGCATAGCacagctcagtttaaagaaagtgGCTCCCAACTGGTTGGCCATGGAATGGGCCAGTGTGGTCTTACCGGCCCCTCTTGGACCAAATAGCAGAACAGTTCGCGGGGATCGGATGGCACCATCAGTGCGCAGTGCCGGCCACAGGAACTCCTCTTCCAGCGCTGCTTTGAGATGCGTGTGCCCAACCAGGTCTGACCACAATGGTAGCAGGGTGCAGTCCTGCAGCTCGTTATTCACCACCTCCAGCAGTCGCTGCTCTGTGCCCTTAAGGTTCTCTGAGCGCTTGAGTGATCTCTGCTGCTGTGGGAAACCGTGATCAGTTCCTCCATTCTCTCCAGTCATAGCTGCTGGGGGGCTGTAGTCACCAGCTGCCCCATAGGCTGGGGACAGCAGTGGCTTCAGGCCGTTATATTTGCCCACCTCGTCGCCACCGATCCCTGGCTGAGACCCAGGTTTGCTGGGCTTGAAGGCCTGTGGGTCTGCACTATTGGTGGCAAAGCCATTTCCTCTACATTCTGCTTTATCACCTACACTATACGGTGAGTCTGCGCCAGACTTTAAGGCATCGTAGCCGTACTTCCTGTAACGTGAGCTTCCATCCCCGTCTTCCCCTTCCGGAGACATCTCAAATGCCTTCCTCTTAAGTGAGCCCGTGGACTCTGAGCCCAGGTTGCTATTCTGATAACTGTAGCTGCCTCCCACCACCGTGGGGCGTGTAGGGACTGGGGTTGGGGTAGCAATACCCGAGGGAAGGTAAGCAGTAGTCGGGTGGCCGTAGGTTGGTGGGAGGCTGGTCTGGTGTGGGTAGGTGCTTGGAGGGTAGTTATACACAGGTGTAGAAGGTGTATAGCTGGGTAAGAGGGTAGAGCCAGATTGAAGGGCATGCAGTGGAGCAGAAGGAAGTGCTGAGCTGCCCTGGGGGCAGTATCCTGATGAGAGGTAGGTACCGCTGTAGCTGGGTGGGTAGTCACTCGAGTGGGGGCCACTACATGAGCTGCTTGCGCTGTAGCCCGAGTCCGAGAGGTTGCTGCTGCCCGCAGAGACACTACCCGACCCGGGTGGCATTGCCGCCGGCCCCACCTTCAAGCCATCGTGCGAAGAGGGGGGTACTAAAGAATATGCTGTGTCAGTGCTGTGCGTAAGGGGCCAGGGTTCTAGTTCACTTTTCTGGCTGACATTGAGGGTCCCAAAGGCACCAGACTCGGGGTAGTTACCCATGGCGGGGCGCTCATAGGTGGAGTCCAGCACACTCGAGTACTTCTCAGCGTAGCGCTTTAGTAAGTTGGAGGCAGTGAGTGCTGAGATGTCGTCGTTAGCCCAGGCGTAGCTGTAGGAGCCGCGCCCGCGAGCCGAATACAGATCGGGTTTGTGTGCAGGAGAGGAGGTGGTGGAGGATACATCCAAATGCTGCTCGGGCCACTGGCTCAGGGGCTGGGCATGCTCCGGGTTCCAGTGCATCTTCAAAAGGCCTGTGGGACACAAATGCACCATGTTACAACACAAACACTAAGGGGAAATGATTCTGTTCAATATGTTGGAAATGCTTGTTGTTTTCATTGGTTCATTGTACCTTATTTTCTACATAAGACCAATTTAGTGTAGCTAGTAAACCAGTAAAACCAGTTGCACCACAGTGTCGCCTGTGCTTTTTTTCAGGGAAACTAAATTATTGGAAGATACAACAAACCAGGTCAAGTCCAGTGCTATAGGACAGTGGTGGCATAGTGGGTACAGCTTTAGACTATCAATTGAaatgttgagagtttgaatcccagctctgccatgcagccactgttgggcccttgagcaaggcccttaaatctctcagctccagggatgctgtacaatggctgaccctgcgctctgaccccaacttctaaacaagctgggatatgcgaagaaagaatttcattgtactgtacatatacaccgatcagccataacattaaaaccacctccttgtttctacactcactgtccattttatcagctccacttaccatatagaagcactcagtaggtccacaattactgactgtagtccatctgtttctctgcatgctttgttagccccctttcatgctgttcttcaacagtcaggacccccacaggaccaccacagagcaggtattatttaggtggtggatcattctcagcactgcagtgacacttacatgttgggggtgtgttagtgtgtgttgtgctggtatgagtggatcagacacagcagcgctgctggagttttttaatacctcaccttcactgctggactgagaatagtccaccaagcaaaaatatc contains the following coding sequences:
- the fignl2 gene encoding fidgetin-like protein 2; the encoded protein is MHWNPEHAQPLSQWPEQHLDVSSTTSSPAHKPDLYSARGRGSYSYAWANDDISALTASNLLKRYAEKYSSVLDSTYERPAMGNYPESGAFGTLNVSQKSELEPWPLTHSTDTAYSLVPPSSHDGLKVGPAAMPPGSGSVSAGSSNLSDSGYSASSSCSGPHSSDYPPSYSGTYLSSGYCPQGSSALPSAPLHALQSGSTLLPSYTPSTPVYNYPPSTYPHQTSLPPTYGHPTTAYLPSGIATPTPVPTRPTVVGGSYSYQNSNLGSESTGSLKRKAFEMSPEGEDGDGSSRYRKYGYDALKSGADSPYSVGDKAECRGNGFATNSADPQAFKPSKPGSQPGIGGDEVGKYNGLKPLLSPAYGAAGDYSPPAAMTGENGGTDHGFPQQQRSLKRSENLKGTEQRLLEVVNNELQDCTLLPLWSDLVGHTHLKAALEEEFLWPALRTDGAIRSPRTVLLFGPRGAGKTTLAHSMANQLGATFFKLSCAMLTSKWKAEAEQLLGMLFSVASARQPAVVMLSELEAIEDDEGLRQQLQSVLEKTLRGMVLVVSSTCHLELLKEPLLRCMSKRYHVSLPDVIGRRQLLMQVLGPHGCGLSEQELAAVIQRTEGFSTRELLQLGQQAMASTSGAGQMHGLSNPLSAPGFKDFENAFCKVRPHGAPKEADTCMEWSKVYSH